The following DNA comes from Mycobacterium sp. MS1601.
TATGCAGGCCGTGTCAGCCCGGTTCAGGGCATCTGCCACGGCGTCGGCCGCGGCAGCCAGTGCTCGTGGGTCGCTGGCGGGTCGGGGCAGGGTCGCCGATGATGCGGCGACCGGTTGGCCGACGACGTCGGACGGGAACGCCAGGTAGACCGGCCGGCGTTCGTACAGTGCTGTGGCAATGAGACGTTCGGTTTCGGCGATGGCGTTGGCGGGGTGATGATGGCCGACGCCGCAGTCACGGTGTCGGCCATCTGCTTGAACAGGTCGAACTCACCGTTGCCCAGGGTGTGGTGGACCAGCGCGCGGTCAGCCTGGGCGCTGCGGTTTGGCATTCCGGTGAGGTGGAAGACCGGTAGCCGCTCGGCGTAGGCGCCGGCCACCGCGCTGATGGCACCGAGTTCGCCGACACCGAACGTCGTGGTCAGCGCGCCCACCCCACGAAGGCGCGCATATCCGTCGGCGGCGAAACCGGCGTTGAGTTCGTTACAGCAGCCGATCCAGTTGATGTCGGGATGCGCGACGATGGCGTCGTGGACCGGAAACGCGTAGTCCCCGGGAACGCCGAAGATATCGGAGACGCCAATTTGATGAAGGCGTCCCAGTACGTACCCAATCACCGTTGGTATTTGCGCCATGGCGGGCTCCCGTCCTAACAGTCGTGGTGAGCCAATCAGCCACCTGGCAGTGTGCGAACCCGTAGAACCCCCGTGTGTTATCCGGATTCGCAGCACGGGTCGAGAGGCCAGGGTGAGAGCGGTGACTGTTCATAGGAAGGTGAGCAAGTCGATGGGGCACTTTGCGCGTACGGCGACCATGGGCGTTCTGTGCAGCGTCCTAGCCGTTGTTCTCATCACGCTGAGCGCCCCTGGCGTGCAGGCTGAACCACCCAGGCTCACTGTTGTTCTGGTGCACGGTGCGTGGGCCGACACGTCCAGCTGG
Coding sequences within:
- a CDS encoding thiamine pyrophosphate-binding protein; the encoded protein is MAQIPTVIGYVLGRLHQIGVSDIFGVPGDYAFPVHDAIVAHPDINWIGCCNELNAGFAADGYARLRGVGALTTTFGVGELGAISAVAGAYAERLPVFHLTGMPNRSAQADRALVHHTLGNGEFDLFKQMADTVTAASAIITPPTPSPKPNVSLPQHCTNAGRSTWRSRPTSSANRSPHHRRPCPDPPATHEHWLPRPTPWQMP